In one window of Neisseria subflava DNA:
- a CDS encoding DEAD/DEAH box helicase has protein sequence MMNPFSSLGLGSELVSALTDQGYENPTPIQAAAIPKALAGHDLLAAAQTGTGKTAAFMLPSLERLKRYATSSTSPAMHPVRMLVLTPTRELADQIDQNVQAYIKNLPLRHTVLFGGVNMDKQTADLRAGCEIVVATVGRLLDHVKQKNINLNKVEIVVLDEADRMLDMGFIDDIRKIMQMLPKQRQTLLFSATFSPPIRKLAQDFMHTPEMVEVAAQNTTNANVEQHIIAVDTLKKRNLLERLIVDLHMNQVIVFCKTKQSVDQVTRDLVRRNIAAQSIHGDKSQQSRLETLNAFKEGSLRVLVATDVAARGLDIAELPFVINYELPTQPEDYVHRIGRTGRAGADGVAISLMDKTEQKMFESIKELIGSDLNVERIEGFEPHWWGNDNQDEAEAQPVQHNDSRSRRDDRNKRNEYANKSDKNSKKAEEKNDPGIVCGKIAGRTRRSRHERQPCALLQPGFGVK, from the coding sequence ATCATGAATCCTTTCTCTTCACTCGGTTTAGGCAGCGAATTAGTCTCTGCCCTGACTGATCAGGGTTATGAAAACCCGACACCTATCCAAGCCGCAGCGATCCCTAAAGCCTTGGCAGGACACGACCTTTTGGCCGCAGCACAAACCGGCACAGGTAAAACCGCCGCCTTTATGCTGCCCAGCCTCGAACGCCTGAAACGCTACGCCACATCCAGCACCTCCCCTGCCATGCATCCTGTCCGCATGTTGGTATTGACCCCAACCCGCGAACTGGCCGATCAAATCGATCAAAACGTGCAGGCATACATTAAAAATCTTCCTTTGCGCCACACCGTCCTCTTCGGCGGTGTCAATATGGACAAACAAACTGCCGACTTGCGCGCCGGTTGTGAAATCGTTGTTGCCACAGTTGGCCGACTGCTCGACCACGTCAAGCAAAAAAACATCAATTTAAACAAAGTCGAAATCGTCGTACTCGACGAAGCCGACCGTATGCTTGATATGGGTTTCATCGACGATATCCGCAAAATCATGCAGATGTTGCCCAAACAGCGACAAACCCTGCTTTTCTCCGCCACTTTCTCACCGCCTATCCGTAAGCTTGCGCAAGATTTTATGCACACGCCTGAAATGGTTGAAGTGGCTGCGCAAAACACCACCAACGCCAATGTCGAGCAACACATCATTGCCGTTGATACACTCAAAAAACGCAACCTGCTCGAACGTCTGATTGTTGATTTGCATATGAATCAAGTCATTGTATTCTGCAAAACCAAACAAAGCGTCGATCAAGTTACCCGCGACCTCGTCCGTCGCAACATTGCCGCGCAATCCATCCACGGCGACAAATCCCAACAAAGCCGACTGGAAACCCTCAACGCCTTTAAAGAAGGTTCATTACGCGTTTTGGTTGCCACTGACGTTGCCGCACGCGGCCTGGATATTGCCGAGTTGCCTTTCGTCATCAACTACGAGCTGCCAACCCAACCTGAAGACTACGTCCACCGCATCGGACGTACCGGCCGGGCCGGTGCCGACGGCGTTGCCATTTCCTTAATGGATAAAACCGAACAGAAAATGTTTGAATCCATTAAAGAGCTAATCGGCAGCGATTTGAATGTGGAACGCATCGAAGGCTTCGAGCCGCATTGGTGGGGCAACGACAATCAAGATGAAGCCGAAGCGCAACCGGTTCAGCACAACGACAGCCGCTCTCGTCGCGATGATAGAAACAAACGCAACGAATACGCGAATAAATCAGACAAAAACTCGAAAAAAGCAGAAGAGAAAAACGATCCGGGTATTGTCTGCGGCAAAATTGCCGGCAGAACACGCCGCAGCCGTCACGAGCGTCAGCCTTGCGCCCTGCTCCAACCTGGTTTTGGCGTAAAGTAA
- the clpX gene encoding ATP-dependent Clp protease ATP-binding subunit ClpX, giving the protein MSEEKRTCSFCGKSENDVKNLIKGEHAFICNECVETCGIMLQDNESGEIENELAKAKEENAEKKLPTPAEIVANLNDHVIGQEHAKKALAVSVYNHYKRLRHPKAEGKVELSKSNILLIGPTGSGKTLLAQSLAHKLDVPFVMADATTLTEAGYVGEDVEQIITKLLGKCDFDVEKAQRGIVYIDEIDKISRKSDNPSITRDVSGEGVQQALLKLIEGTVASVPPQGGRKHPNQEFINVDTTNILFICGGAFAGLEKVIRQRTEKGGIGFGAAVHSKDENADISALFETVEPEDLIKFGLIPELIGRLPVIATLAELDEDALVNILTEPKNALVKQYQTLFAMEDVGLEFEEDALRSIAKLAMERKTGARGLRSIVERCLLDTMYALPDLKGVAKVVINKEVVEKGEQPKLFRADGSEYKQ; this is encoded by the coding sequence ATGTCTGAAGAAAAACGCACCTGTTCATTCTGCGGGAAGTCCGAAAACGACGTTAAAAATCTGATCAAAGGCGAACACGCCTTCATCTGCAACGAATGTGTAGAAACTTGCGGCATAATGCTGCAAGACAACGAGTCCGGCGAGATTGAAAACGAGCTTGCCAAAGCGAAAGAAGAAAACGCTGAGAAAAAACTGCCTACCCCGGCCGAAATCGTTGCCAACCTCAACGACCACGTTATCGGTCAGGAACACGCAAAAAAAGCGTTGGCAGTATCGGTTTACAACCACTACAAACGCCTGCGCCACCCAAAAGCAGAGGGCAAGGTTGAATTGTCCAAATCCAATATCCTGCTCATCGGCCCTACCGGCTCAGGTAAAACCCTGTTGGCGCAATCTTTGGCGCACAAACTGGATGTACCTTTTGTCATGGCAGATGCCACAACTTTGACCGAAGCCGGTTATGTAGGTGAAGATGTCGAACAAATCATCACCAAACTTTTGGGCAAATGTGATTTTGACGTTGAAAAAGCCCAGCGCGGCATCGTTTATATCGATGAAATCGATAAAATTTCACGCAAAAGCGATAATCCATCGATCACGCGCGACGTATCTGGCGAAGGCGTGCAACAAGCCTTGCTGAAACTGATCGAAGGCACGGTAGCGAGCGTTCCTCCGCAAGGCGGCCGCAAACATCCGAACCAAGAATTCATCAACGTTGATACCACCAACATCCTCTTTATCTGCGGCGGCGCATTTGCCGGCTTGGAAAAAGTCATCCGCCAACGCACCGAAAAAGGCGGTATCGGCTTTGGTGCGGCGGTACACAGCAAAGATGAAAACGCCGATATTTCAGCCCTGTTTGAAACAGTCGAGCCTGAAGACTTAATTAAATTCGGTTTGATTCCCGAGCTTATCGGCCGTCTGCCCGTGATTGCCACATTGGCAGAATTGGACGAAGATGCTTTGGTCAACATTTTGACCGAACCGAAAAATGCCTTGGTCAAACAATATCAAACCTTGTTTGCAATGGAAGATGTCGGTCTTGAGTTTGAAGAAGACGCCTTGCGCAGCATCGCCAAACTGGCGATGGAACGTAAAACCGGTGCGCGCGGCCTGCGCTCTATCGTCGAACGTTGCCTCTTGGACACCATGTACGCCCTACCGGATTTGAAAGGCGTAGCAAAAGTCGTCATCAATAAAGAGGTCGTGGAAAAAGGCGAACAGCCAAAACTTTTCCGTGCAGACGGCAGCGAATATAAGCAATAA
- a CDS encoding serine hydrolase yields MVWTGVALAFASAPAVADDMDVLGQFLEQNFPVQNDPMEAFALSHAGQVEAQAALAGPLLSSQSALIFNNKTGEVLYQKNPDRVMPIASISKLMSAMVVLDAHLDMNEPITITEAEIDRLKGTGSRLSIGTTLTRGELLHLSLMSSENRATHALGRTYPGGMSAFVAAMNAKAQSLGMTNSRFYEPTGLNFQNVSTARDLNRMVAAASKYPLIRKNSTSNYGSVWTANGRQNYKNSNALVREGSWNIELQKTGYIREAGRSMVVKANVQNQPITIVLLNSPSSTTRVNDARKIESWMLQRSS; encoded by the coding sequence ATGGTATGGACAGGTGTGGCATTGGCCTTTGCTTCTGCACCTGCCGTTGCCGATGATATGGATGTATTGGGACAATTTTTGGAGCAAAATTTCCCAGTGCAAAATGACCCGATGGAAGCTTTTGCGTTGAGTCATGCCGGCCAAGTCGAAGCTCAAGCCGCTTTGGCAGGTCCTTTGCTGTCTTCGCAATCTGCTTTGATTTTCAATAATAAAACCGGTGAAGTGCTGTATCAGAAAAACCCTGATCGTGTCATGCCGATTGCCTCTATTTCCAAATTGATGAGCGCGATGGTGGTGTTGGATGCGCATCTGGATATGAACGAGCCTATCACGATTACCGAGGCTGAAATCGACCGTTTGAAAGGTACAGGCAGCCGTTTGAGCATTGGCACGACACTGACACGCGGCGAACTGTTGCACCTGAGCCTGATGAGCAGTGAAAACCGTGCTACCCATGCGTTGGGCCGTACCTATCCGGGCGGTATGAGCGCGTTTGTTGCGGCAATGAATGCCAAAGCACAAAGCCTGGGCATGACCAACAGCCGTTTCTATGAGCCTACCGGTTTGAATTTCCAAAACGTTTCAACTGCACGCGATTTGAACCGCATGGTTGCGGCAGCCAGCAAATATCCGCTGATCCGCAAAAATTCTACTTCAAATTATGGCTCGGTTTGGACGGCAAATGGTCGTCAAAACTACAAAAACTCCAATGCCTTGGTGCGTGAAGGTAGCTGGAATATTGAATTGCAGAAAACCGGCTATATCCGCGAGGCAGGACGTTCTATGGTGGTTAAGGCCAATGTACAGAATCAGCCGATTACCATCGTATTGCTCAACTCTCCGTCTTCCACAACACGCGTGAACGATGCGCGTAAGATTGAGTCTTGGATGTTGCAGCGCAGCTCTTAA